The sequence below is a genomic window from Coffea arabica cultivar ET-39 chromosome 8e, Coffea Arabica ET-39 HiFi, whole genome shotgun sequence.
GCTATTGGGATTAAGAATGACAAGTCGTGGCGTCTTGAAGGCTTTTTAACAAACAGTTCGAGTCCCAAAAAGTTTCGCGGCCGGAATAAGAAGTTGAACTTGGGAGCCATTCACGCTCCTGATTGTGTGGTGATTTTCGATACGGAGAGGAAGTCTTCGGTTATTTTGGAGGCTGAATGGTTGCAAGTTCCGATTGTGGGGCATGTTGATTCGAGTATGCCGTGGGAAACTTATAAGAAGATTACTTATCTGGTGCGTGCCAATGATTCAGTTCAATTTGTTTACTTATTTTGTAATTTGAtcactaaaatttttttgtatgagcaaagaaaaatgaagactGCACAAGGGGCAGATGATTTAACCGCTGGGACTCGGTATGAACTCTACTAATTTTACTTTTTGTGTTCATTTTTGAAGAAAGAAGATTTCTCTCTGAATAGATGAAAGAGAGACTCAATGAACTTTTAGATCTAAGGGCACGGCTTGCGGGGACAAAACAGGTCTGTCATATTTTATTGGACATTTTTGCCCCTTAAAAAATATTCCTCCACTCCACATTGCCAGTGCCACCGGATGAGAAACCGCTAAAAATCGGTAAAATGACTCCTCTAGTGCGTTTTTGTGAGTTTAGTGACCTTTTAAGCCACAAAAAAAGTTTGATGGCCAAAGGGTGCCATTTTCAATAGTTTAGTGACCTTTTGGGTCATTCACTCTAAAATTTATACTACAACACTCCTTGTGATTTTTACAACATAACTATGAACGGAAATTAATAAAAGCAACAACAAATAtgacaaaattaaatcaaaacagtcctaaaaataaaaaaaaaatccttcaaTACTTTTGAGactcaaaactccaaaaacTTGGATAACCAAACATTTTCCGGGCCTTGTGCTAGTTAGGACCATCTATCTTGACAAAATAAGCACAAAAGATTCACTAAATTGATTCATTTTTCGGTTTGACATTTTTACAAACACTTAATATGCATTCACAGAAATCCTCTTTTCCTCTTAATATTATTCGTGACTTACCCCAAAAAATTCAACAAACACCAGCAGCCAATTTCTTTCACAAAACCCACAAAATTATTGATCATCAAGGccgaagaaaagaagagaaaaaaaaaccgAACCAgtttgcattaaaaaaagaatcaaataaaTCTTTGCCAATTTTCCAGGAGCTATCTCGTTGgagtcaaaataaaaataaaaggagagACTTACAATAGTTTTACAATGGCGATTATTATGGCAGTGGTGGTGGTAATGGCACTAGCAGCAAGCTCCCAACTTCACCCTTGATCTTGCCTTTCACCTTCTTTtgccccc
It includes:
- the LOC113704360 gene encoding small ribosomal subunit protein uS2m-like, whose translation is NFIEPFFHLLDKSSFIFPILAAHHFKIYSCGSRNAMTIIDSDKTLICLRNACNFVGNLVRLKGQFLFVNTNTLFDEIIEEMTKAIGIKNDKSWRLEGFLTNSSSPKKFRGRNKKLNLGAIHAPDCVVIFDTERKSSVILEAEWLQVPIVGHVDSSMPWETYKKITYLVRANDSVQFVYLFCNLITKIFLYEQRKMKTAQGADDLTAGTRYELY